One Ignavibacterium sp. DNA segment encodes these proteins:
- a CDS encoding DegT/DnrJ/EryC1/StrS family aminotransferase: MNVPFLDLKANYNSIKSEVNAAIQHVLDNTAYILGASVQNFERDFSAAHQVKYCLGTSSGTDANHLVLWGLGISPGDEVIVPANTFIATAWGATLCGATPVFVDCHPESYNIDISKVEKAITKKTRAIVAVHLYGQSADLDPLIDIAKKHNLILVEDAAQAHLAEYKGKLIGGLTDAASFSYYPGKNLGAYGEGGAVTTNDEALYNKIKKLREHGQSQKYYHDILGHNYRMEGIQGAVLEVKLKYLSKWTDARRSVAAKYNEGLKNLTKVITPKEMSYAKHVYHLYVIQLNDGSLDTSNQLRDKLKDFLTQNGVNVGLHYPIPLHMQECFKSLGYKKGDFPNSERIAEAGLSLPMFPELTDEQINYVIGKIKEFFNQ; this comes from the coding sequence ATGAATGTTCCTTTTTTAGATTTGAAAGCAAATTATAATTCAATTAAGTCAGAAGTCAATGCAGCTATTCAGCATGTTCTTGATAACACTGCTTATATACTTGGTGCATCAGTCCAGAATTTTGAAAGAGATTTTTCTGCTGCTCATCAAGTTAAATATTGCCTTGGTACAAGCTCGGGTACAGATGCTAATCACCTTGTTTTATGGGGCTTAGGTATTAGTCCTGGAGATGAAGTAATTGTACCGGCTAATACATTTATTGCAACTGCCTGGGGTGCAACTTTATGCGGTGCTACACCAGTTTTTGTCGATTGTCATCCCGAATCATATAATATAGATATATCTAAAGTTGAAAAAGCTATAACAAAGAAGACAAGGGCTATTGTGGCAGTTCATCTTTACGGACAAAGCGCTGATCTTGATCCATTAATTGATATTGCAAAAAAACACAATCTTATTCTGGTTGAAGATGCTGCCCAGGCTCATCTTGCAGAATATAAAGGAAAATTAATAGGTGGATTAACTGATGCTGCTTCGTTTAGTTATTATCCGGGAAAAAATCTTGGTGCATACGGTGAAGGCGGAGCTGTAACAACAAATGATGAAGCACTTTATAACAAAATCAAGAAACTACGCGAGCATGGACAATCTCAAAAGTATTATCATGATATTCTTGGACACAATTACAGGATGGAAGGAATACAAGGAGCTGTACTTGAAGTAAAGCTAAAATATCTTAGTAAATGGACTGATGCCAGAAGATCTGTTGCAGCAAAATATAATGAAGGTCTAAAAAATTTAACAAAGGTGATTACTCCGAAAGAAATGTCGTATGCAAAACATGTTTATCATTTATATGTAATTCAGTTAAATGACGGAAGTCTTGATACCAGTAATCAATTAAGGGATAAACTGAAAGATTTTTTAACACAAAATGGTGTTAATGTCGGTTTACATTATCCGATTCCACTACATATGCAAGAGTGTTTTAAAAGTCTTGGATATAAAAAAGGGGATTTCCCTAACTCAGAAAGGATTGCAGAGGCAGGATTATCATTACCAATGTTTCCTGAGTTGACTGATGAGCAGATCAACTATGTAATTGGTAAAATTAAAGAGTTTTTTAATCAGTAG
- a CDS encoding NAD(P)-dependent oxidoreductase: protein MTKTRSIKKLGVNKILQGKKFLILGSTGRLGREICQRLEELHAIVIPIILKGYPEMPKRVEWASSVKPVKIYKKEDLIQLEEFDYVINFHWRVDRSKSFTEQLLYEINSNLSMHEFLWDWLKEKQPKKFINISTIKIFSELNENPVSTSSVPQPLTPYGISKIAAENYFRALFNKTSTQVISLRLGSISALGEVPTQLLTQLFNSAFNNKRIVVNKGHVSNILYIDEAIDLIINSTLVGVQDSYLLVGDGKLNEDISKRFEELSNRKLNAEYQDLNPGVIDPGFVSDRDKLRSSWTRSYSLDSMIEMIIALNLRGSSIIDTKI, encoded by the coding sequence ATTACTAAAACAAGAAGTATTAAGAAGCTGGGAGTAAACAAGATTTTACAAGGGAAGAAGTTTCTGATTTTAGGTTCTACCGGTCGCTTAGGCAGAGAAATTTGCCAGCGACTGGAGGAACTGCATGCTATTGTAATTCCAATAATCTTAAAAGGCTATCCAGAAATGCCTAAAAGAGTGGAATGGGCATCGTCAGTAAAACCAGTTAAGATTTACAAAAAAGAAGATTTAATCCAACTTGAAGAATTTGATTATGTTATCAATTTCCACTGGCGGGTTGATCGTTCTAAATCCTTTACAGAGCAATTGCTATATGAGATAAACTCAAATCTAAGTATGCATGAGTTTCTCTGGGATTGGTTAAAAGAGAAACAACCAAAGAAATTTATTAATATTTCTACTATCAAAATATTCAGCGAGTTAAATGAAAACCCAGTTTCAACATCATCTGTTCCACAACCATTAACTCCTTATGGAATATCAAAAATAGCCGCTGAAAATTATTTCAGAGCCTTATTTAATAAGACATCTACACAGGTAATTAGTTTAAGATTAGGATCCATTTCAGCATTAGGAGAAGTGCCAACTCAACTGCTAACACAGCTCTTTAACAGCGCTTTTAATAATAAAAGGATTGTCGTTAATAAAGGTCATGTTTCAAACATTTTGTATATAGATGAAGCAATTGATTTGATCATTAATTCTACTTTGGTTGGTGTACAGGATAGTTACCTTCTTGTTGGTGATGGAAAATTAAACGAGGATATCTCTAAAAGATTTGAAGAATTAAGTAATCGAAAACTTAATGCCGAGTATCAGGATTTAAATCCAGGTGTGATTGATCCTGGGTTTGTTTCAGACAGAGACAAATTAAGATCATCCTGGACCAGATCTTATTCACTGGATTCAATGATTGAGATGATTATTGCATTAAATCTAAGAGGATCTTCCATTATTGATACAAAAATCTAA
- a CDS encoding SDR family NAD(P)-dependent oxidoreductase, translating into MQNKNIVVTGGAGFLGSHLVRLLLNKGNKVTVLDDFSHGKELHLKEIANNPNLNVIKGDITNMDNVKKAFENKQIVFHLAVLDLRQSIKEPQRVNDVIVDGTLNCLNVARNNNVELFVNCSSSEVFGTAQYIPMDEKHPLLPETPYAASKVAQDMYTFSFGRTYGLPWTTVRPFNMYGPNSHWQGYRGELIPKMIVRAINKQPLVIFGEGGQTRDFIYVEDAAKGILDVTNSNACLNKNINICTGRETTIRSIAEAICKEFSLDPNVYIQKQAPRPGDVMRHLGGNSNFKEITGYIPQTTIEEGISKTIAWFKSLPYSPEELLKQEVLRSWE; encoded by the coding sequence TTGCAAAACAAAAATATTGTAGTTACTGGAGGAGCAGGATTTTTAGGATCGCATTTAGTCCGTCTATTGCTCAATAAAGGAAACAAAGTAACAGTATTGGATGATTTTTCACATGGAAAAGAATTGCATTTAAAAGAAATTGCTAACAACCCAAATCTTAATGTAATTAAGGGTGATATAACTAATATGGATAATGTAAAGAAAGCATTTGAAAACAAACAAATTGTTTTTCATCTTGCAGTTCTTGATTTACGACAATCCATTAAAGAACCACAAAGAGTAAATGATGTTATTGTAGATGGAACATTAAATTGTTTGAACGTTGCTCGCAATAATAATGTTGAACTGTTTGTTAATTGTTCTTCATCAGAAGTATTTGGAACTGCACAGTATATACCAATGGATGAAAAGCATCCTCTGTTACCAGAGACACCTTATGCAGCGTCTAAAGTTGCCCAGGATATGTACACCTTTAGTTTCGGAAGAACTTACGGATTGCCCTGGACTACAGTAAGGCCATTTAATATGTATGGTCCCAATTCTCACTGGCAGGGTTACAGAGGAGAATTAATACCTAAAATGATCGTTAGGGCGATTAATAAACAACCCTTGGTTATTTTTGGTGAAGGTGGTCAAACTAGAGACTTTATTTATGTTGAAGATGCTGCAAAGGGAATACTTGATGTAACTAATAGTAATGCTTGTCTTAATAAAAATATAAATATTTGTACAGGAAGAGAAACTACTATTAGAAGTATAGCTGAAGCAATTTGTAAGGAATTCTCACTTGATCCCAATGTTTATATTCAAAAGCAGGCTCCTCGTCCTGGTGATGTTATGAGACACCTTGGGGGAAATTCCAACTTCAAAGAAATAACTGGTTACATACCTCAAACAACTATTGAAGAAGGAATAAGTAAAACTATTGCCTGGTTTAAAAGCTTACCTTACTCTCCAGAAGAATTACTAAAACAAGAAGTATTAAGAAGCTGGGAGTAA
- a CDS encoding SLBB domain-containing protein: MKYLSILLIATLSIFNSLNLFAQNLNTGDGIRISFLDIKDLITGDYYIQPNGMVNLPIIGAIDTKNKDFKGLKLEIISRYDSLYKDPHLSVNALFRINILGEVRNPGFYYVSDSEKFTAILAFAGGLTETADLSNILLTRDFESIEIDVEKIIQKGRNASDFGLQSGDQIYVPRRWWADNSGVITTIISIVALAITSYAVFFQ; encoded by the coding sequence ATGAAATATTTATCAATTTTATTAATTGCAACACTTTCAATATTTAATAGTCTAAATCTCTTTGCGCAGAATCTGAATACTGGTGATGGAATTAGAATTTCTTTTCTTGATATAAAAGATCTTATTACCGGTGATTATTACATTCAGCCAAACGGAATGGTTAACTTGCCCATTATAGGGGCAATTGATACTAAAAACAAAGACTTTAAAGGTTTAAAATTAGAAATAATTTCGCGTTATGATTCTTTATACAAAGATCCTCATTTAAGTGTCAATGCATTATTTAGAATAAATATTCTTGGTGAGGTTAGAAATCCAGGATTTTATTATGTTTCTGATTCTGAGAAATTTACAGCAATACTTGCATTTGCTGGAGGATTAACAGAGACTGCTGATTTAAGTAATATACTACTAACAAGAGACTTTGAGTCAATTGAGATTGATGTGGAAAAAATTATTCAAAAAGGTAGAAATGCTTCAGACTTTGGATTGCAATCCGGAGACCAGATATATGTACCAAGAAGATGGTGGGCAGATAATTCAGGAGTAATTACGACAATAATTTCCATTGTAGCACTTGCCATAACATCCTATGCAGTCTTTTTTCAATAA
- a CDS encoding polysaccharide biosynthesis tyrosine autokinase, whose translation MAEKFSKNKVKEKSLLEILNIVYQGRLKILLSVVTFLILAFLYNMFSTPVYESTALLKKEAADNKGNKDELYEIVKLQTSDLLETEMELIKTNEVLGRVINELNLFVELNEIIDPNGNSHKLNNVFTDFPDSGNNYSREISFNLPKFKNFQLMNENIELELFIKKVDEKHFELWNAKENKLITRLSDSSMSDLDTLKDNLYADTLDLTKSLKEHKKWMTANTDFVRFEFSWDNAPLGSKIVFSIKNYRKFILNFSKGINVSRVGHTDVFALSVQSSSPLASKIIADHIINNFREVRMEQQKQTVRYSFHFVDEQLTEVQKKLLDAESNLSNFKGSGKIMSIDQNTQELLNYQSTLEAERLQTDLLLSDYKDKAAEMKKELESSGFFNQSFLEPSGESPFSGLMGRLSELELQKLELLQKRTENHPDVINIEEQIKLVKEKLAGFNQHTLVAYKIIINTLENKLRKIDNLMSGFDAKMKQLPAQETQMARLVREKDVYEKIFKLLLDKREEMRVAELSQLQDIIIVDHPFIPIKPIQPKKTLNMLIGLFLGGFVGIVSIFLIELMNSKHIDLDYLEDELGIPILALIPNFDKSILSKMKKSNEGKDKFVTLHPDKTGISESYRLLNTKLSNLDFTDKTIMVTSCEENTGKTTIVANLAITMALNDKNILIIDCDLRKGELSQMFDVFHNSTGLIDFLEKGGSPGVYNKLLKKIFIIPSGGVRENSGSLLSSDRMKSIFEKINTSAYDYVIIDTPPVTRVVDTLVLGKYIKNAVLIVRPNTSIKDSVIGGIQDLKQAQIKILGIVANATEIQNSYRYRYSYGYGYGYGQGNSQEKKGNKHLVKKMGSIVHNRSKAKSS comes from the coding sequence ATGGCTGAAAAATTTTCTAAGAACAAAGTAAAAGAGAAATCACTTCTAGAAATATTAAACATTGTTTATCAAGGTAGATTGAAAATATTATTATCTGTTGTTACATTCCTTATTTTAGCATTCTTATATAATATGTTTTCTACACCTGTTTATGAATCTACAGCCCTACTTAAAAAAGAAGCTGCAGACAACAAGGGGAATAAAGATGAACTTTATGAAATTGTAAAACTTCAGACATCTGATCTGCTTGAAACAGAAATGGAGCTTATAAAAACTAATGAAGTATTAGGCAGAGTAATTAATGAATTAAATTTGTTCGTTGAGTTGAATGAGATCATTGACCCGAACGGAAATTCACACAAATTGAATAATGTTTTCACTGATTTCCCTGATTCTGGAAATAACTATTCTAGAGAAATTTCATTTAATCTTCCAAAATTCAAAAACTTTCAGTTAATGAATGAAAATATAGAACTAGAATTATTTATAAAAAAAGTGGATGAAAAACATTTCGAATTGTGGAATGCTAAAGAAAATAAGTTGATCACTAGATTGAGTGATTCATCTATGAGTGATTTAGATACATTAAAAGATAATCTATATGCTGATACTCTTGATTTAACTAAATCATTGAAAGAACATAAAAAATGGATGACTGCAAATACCGATTTTGTTCGATTCGAATTTAGCTGGGACAATGCTCCATTGGGAAGTAAAATTGTGTTTAGCATTAAGAATTATCGGAAATTCATATTGAATTTTAGTAAAGGGATTAATGTTTCTAGAGTTGGTCATACAGATGTATTTGCACTAAGTGTCCAGTCATCCTCTCCATTAGCTAGCAAAATAATCGCTGATCATATAATTAATAATTTTAGAGAAGTGAGGATGGAACAGCAAAAGCAAACTGTTCGATACTCATTTCATTTTGTTGATGAGCAACTAACCGAAGTTCAAAAAAAGTTGTTAGATGCAGAAAGCAACCTAAGTAATTTTAAAGGTAGTGGAAAAATAATGAGTATCGACCAAAATACTCAGGAGCTTTTAAACTACCAGAGTACTTTAGAAGCAGAACGATTACAGACTGATCTCCTTCTATCAGATTATAAAGATAAGGCAGCCGAAATGAAGAAGGAACTCGAGTCAAGTGGATTTTTTAATCAAAGTTTTCTTGAACCATCTGGTGAATCACCATTCTCGGGTTTAATGGGTCGACTTTCTGAGCTGGAATTACAAAAACTTGAACTCTTACAGAAACGTACAGAAAATCATCCTGATGTAATTAATATAGAAGAACAAATAAAATTGGTGAAGGAAAAATTAGCTGGTTTTAACCAACACACATTAGTTGCGTACAAAATTATCATCAATACTTTAGAGAATAAACTTCGAAAAATTGATAATTTAATGTCAGGTTTCGATGCCAAAATGAAGCAATTACCAGCACAAGAGACTCAAATGGCGAGATTAGTTAGAGAAAAAGACGTTTATGAAAAAATATTCAAGTTACTATTAGATAAACGTGAAGAGATGAGAGTGGCTGAACTTTCTCAATTACAGGATATTATTATTGTAGATCATCCTTTTATACCTATAAAGCCTATTCAACCCAAAAAAACTCTAAACATGTTAATCGGATTATTCCTTGGTGGATTTGTTGGGATTGTTTCTATTTTCCTTATTGAATTGATGAACTCAAAACACATAGATTTAGATTATTTAGAAGATGAACTGGGAATCCCAATATTAGCGTTGATTCCAAATTTTGATAAATCTATTCTCAGTAAAATGAAGAAATCAAATGAGGGGAAAGATAAGTTTGTAACTCTGCATCCTGATAAAACAGGCATCAGTGAGTCTTATAGGTTATTAAATACAAAGTTATCTAACTTAGATTTCACAGACAAAACAATTATGGTAACTAGTTGTGAAGAAAACACAGGTAAAACTACTATCGTTGCAAACCTGGCTATTACTATGGCATTAAATGATAAAAACATCTTAATAATCGATTGCGATCTAAGAAAAGGTGAGCTTTCGCAGATGTTTGATGTTTTTCATAACTCAACGGGATTAATTGATTTTCTTGAAAAAGGAGGCTCTCCTGGAGTTTATAACAAATTATTAAAGAAAATATTTATTATACCATCTGGTGGTGTAAGAGAAAACTCGGGTTCGTTACTTAGTTCAGATCGGATGAAATCAATTTTTGAAAAGATCAATACATCTGCTTATGATTATGTTATTATTGATACACCTCCCGTGACAAGAGTTGTCGATACACTAGTTTTAGGTAAATATATAAAAAATGCAGTACTAATTGTGCGCCCCAATACCAGTATAAAAGATTCAGTGATTGGTGGAATACAAGACCTGAAACAGGCACAGATTAAGATACTTGGAATTGTCGCTAATGCAACAGAGATTCAGAATTCTTATCGCTATCGCTACAGCTATGGTTATGGCTATGGCTATGGACAAGGAAATTCTCAAGAAAAGAAAGGTAACAAACACTTAGTAAAAAAAATGGGTTCAATAGTACACAATAGGTCTAAAGCTAAATCCTCTTAA
- a CDS encoding acyltransferase codes for MKIGKNVWIAKSVYLDELHPDDIEIGDNSIINFRTTIYTHSYFGPRQKKSTGKVIIGKDVYVGPHCLILPGVKIGDCSVIKGGTVVTRNVPPNTFWGMPNPGPLARVTVPLTPGHTQEEFVKGLRPIKKKKIVVEEE; via the coding sequence GTGAAAATAGGTAAAAACGTTTGGATAGCTAAATCAGTATACTTGGATGAATTACATCCAGATGATATAGAAATTGGTGATAATTCAATAATTAACTTTAGAACTACTATCTATACACATTCATATTTTGGACCAAGACAAAAAAAAAGCACAGGCAAAGTAATCATTGGTAAAGATGTATATGTTGGGCCGCATTGCCTGATATTACCAGGCGTAAAGATAGGCGATTGTTCAGTTATTAAAGGCGGAACAGTAGTAACACGAAATGTACCTCCAAATACATTTTGGGGTATGCCAAACCCCGGACCTTTGGCAAGAGTTACCGTACCATTAACACCTGGTCACACACAAGAAGAATTCGTAAAAGGACTTAGACCTATTAAGAAAAAAAAGATTGTTGTTGAAGAAGAATAA
- a CDS encoding acyl carrier protein: MSRINAVREFIIENFLFGEEEQLKPDTDFFDKGIIDSTGVIELVSFLEESYNISVDDEELIPQNLSSLNNIDTFLQKKLNQKVA, translated from the coding sequence ATGAGCCGAATAAACGCAGTTAGAGAATTTATTATAGAAAATTTTTTGTTCGGAGAAGAAGAACAGTTAAAGCCAGATACTGATTTTTTTGACAAAGGCATTATAGATTCTACCGGTGTGATAGAATTAGTTAGCTTTTTAGAAGAATCATATAATATCTCAGTTGATGATGAGGAACTTATTCCACAAAATCTTTCAAGTTTAAACAACATAGACACCTTCCTTCAGAAAAAGCTTAATCAAAAGGTGGCATAA
- the asnB gene encoding asparagine synthase (glutamine-hydrolyzing), with amino-acid sequence MCGIAGIMNLGHQKPISSDVLRSMVSNQQHRGPDETGAYIDDNIGLAHARLSIIDLKDGTQPIYNGDKSLWIIYNGEVFNYPELRQKLINSGHKFYTTSDTEVILHLYEENGINCLNELNGQFAFAIWNSNNKTLLLARDRVGILPLHYTIQNKRLYFASEIKSIFANKDIERSFDHESLDQIFTFWTTLPGKTVFSSIKELLPAHYMLISQNEIKTGKYWDLNFAATHEAVNKKNDELVNEISEILMDSVRIRLRADVPVGTYLSGGLDSSALTETVKKNFNNELRSFGIRFENKEYDEGRFQNEMVDFLKVNHSEIIATNDSIGTNLENVLWHTEKPLLRTGPIPLYMLSGLVNQSSYKVVLTGEGADEIFGGYDIFKEAKIRNFWSKDPESKLRPLLLGKLYPYIFKDDRLKQTLIAFFKNGIDNPDDPFFSHNIRWKNTSKIKNFFSEQLRDSTRDYDSYNELTKLLPSDFFDWDAVTKSQFLESTIFLSNYLLSSQGDRVAMAHSLELRVPYLDHRVIELLAKVNSEIKINGLNEKYLLKQIFKNRLPSNILKRWKNPYRAPIHKALLNNNLNLVKECCSEDAINKTGIFDPVKVLKLISKLGKLDRAGEFDEMALVGIISTQLIHKNFIEDFQDIPSKSDRFDQFFDYRSANKRLKKVL; translated from the coding sequence ATGTGCGGGATTGCTGGTATAATGAATCTTGGACATCAAAAACCAATTTCTTCTGATGTGCTAAGAAGCATGGTTTCAAATCAGCAACACCGTGGACCAGATGAGACTGGTGCATATATAGATGATAATATAGGTTTGGCTCATGCACGATTAAGCATTATTGATCTTAAGGATGGCACTCAACCCATTTATAATGGAGATAAATCTCTTTGGATAATTTACAACGGGGAGGTTTTTAACTATCCGGAACTAAGACAAAAGTTGATCAATAGTGGTCATAAATTCTATACTACAAGTGATACAGAAGTAATTTTACATCTATATGAAGAAAATGGAATCAATTGTCTGAATGAATTGAATGGTCAATTTGCTTTTGCTATCTGGAACTCAAACAATAAAACACTGTTACTTGCTCGTGATCGGGTTGGAATTTTGCCTTTGCATTACACGATTCAAAACAAGCGGTTATATTTTGCTTCAGAGATCAAGTCAATCTTTGCTAATAAAGATATTGAAAGATCATTTGATCATGAGTCCTTAGACCAGATTTTTACTTTCTGGACTACACTTCCGGGCAAAACTGTTTTTAGTAGCATTAAAGAACTGCTGCCTGCACATTATATGTTAATTTCACAAAACGAAATAAAAACCGGTAAGTATTGGGATTTAAATTTCGCTGCTACTCATGAAGCAGTTAATAAAAAAAACGATGAGTTAGTTAATGAGATTTCAGAAATATTAATGGATTCAGTTAGAATCCGTTTACGTGCTGATGTTCCAGTGGGGACTTATCTCAGTGGAGGTTTAGATTCTTCTGCTTTAACTGAGACTGTTAAAAAAAATTTTAATAATGAACTCAGATCTTTCGGTATTAGATTTGAAAATAAAGAATATGACGAGGGAAGATTTCAAAATGAAATGGTAGATTTTCTAAAGGTCAATCACTCTGAAATTATCGCAACAAATGATTCAATAGGAACTAATTTAGAAAATGTTTTATGGCATACAGAAAAACCACTATTAAGAACCGGTCCAATTCCATTGTATATGTTATCAGGACTCGTTAATCAAAGTAGTTATAAAGTTGTATTAACAGGTGAAGGTGCTGATGAAATATTCGGCGGATATGACATATTTAAAGAAGCAAAGATCAGAAATTTTTGGTCTAAAGATCCTGAGTCAAAACTTAGACCGTTACTGCTTGGAAAGTTATATCCATATATATTTAAAGATGATCGGTTAAAACAAACACTTATCGCCTTCTTTAAAAACGGAATTGATAATCCTGATGATCCATTCTTTTCACACAACATCAGGTGGAAGAATACTTCAAAAATAAAAAACTTTTTTTCTGAACAGTTAAGAGATTCAACAAGAGATTACGACAGCTATAATGAATTGACAAAGTTGTTACCATCAGATTTCTTTGACTGGGATGCAGTAACAAAATCACAATTTTTAGAATCAACAATCTTTCTTAGTAATTATTTGTTATCCTCGCAAGGCGATCGAGTTGCAATGGCTCATTCACTTGAATTGAGAGTTCCATATCTTGATCACAGAGTTATTGAGTTGCTTGCAAAAGTGAATTCTGAAATTAAAATAAACGGACTGAATGAAAAATACTTGCTAAAGCAAATATTTAAAAACAGGTTACCATCAAATATTTTAAAGCGATGGAAAAATCCTTACAGGGCTCCTATTCACAAAGCACTTTTGAACAACAATCTTAATCTAGTTAAGGAATGCTGTTCCGAAGATGCTATTAACAAAACAGGGATTTTTGATCCGGTTAAAGTTTTAAAACTAATTAGCAAACTTGGAAAGTTAGACAGAGCCGGCGAATTTGATGAAATGGCTTTGGTCGGGATTATTTCAACACAATTAATTCACAAAAATTTTATAGAAGACTTTCAGGATATTCCTTCTAAATCGGACAGATTCGATCAATTTTTTGATTACAGATCTGCAAACAAAAGATTAAAAAAAGTTTTATAG
- the nadE gene encoding NAD(+) synthase → MNFTKESINIDPAKEFEKISSKLKDDVTKKLKKRGAVVGISGGIDSSVVLAICAKTFGPDRVIGVMMPENDSNPDSLELAKRLSAKFNTKYVIENMTEALSGYGCYKRRDEAIKNVFPEFNSNYKAKITLPTNLLEKESLNVFQLTIIAPDGKTKSERLPLKEYLQIVAASNFKQRSRMSMLYYHAEARNYAVIGTGNKNEHEQGFFVKYGDGGADIKPIAHLFKTQVFQLAEYLEVPEEIRKRTPTTDTYSAEQTQEEFFYRVPFHILDTVWFGWEQGIPSKNIAQALGLTEENVDSIIRDTQRKIRTTEYLRMEPL, encoded by the coding sequence ATGAATTTCACTAAAGAATCAATCAATATTGATCCAGCTAAAGAATTTGAAAAGATAAGTTCAAAACTTAAAGATGATGTAACTAAAAAGCTTAAGAAAAGAGGAGCAGTTGTTGGAATAAGTGGAGGGATTGATTCTTCTGTTGTTTTGGCAATATGCGCAAAGACTTTTGGACCAGACCGAGTAATTGGTGTAATGATGCCTGAAAACGATTCTAATCCAGATAGCCTTGAGTTGGCAAAGAGACTTTCAGCAAAGTTCAATACAAAATATGTTATTGAAAACATGACAGAAGCGTTATCTGGATATGGCTGCTACAAAAGAAGAGATGAAGCTATCAAAAATGTTTTTCCAGAGTTTAATAGTAACTACAAAGCAAAAATTACCTTGCCAACTAACTTATTGGAGAAGGAATCACTAAATGTTTTCCAACTAACTATTATTGCACCGGATGGAAAAACAAAATCAGAAAGGCTACCTCTTAAAGAGTACTTACAGATTGTAGCTGCATCAAACTTTAAACAAAGAAGCAGAATGAGTATGCTATATTATCATGCGGAAGCAAGGAACTATGCTGTTATAGGGACAGGAAATAAGAATGAGCATGAACAGGGTTTTTTTGTAAAATACGGTGACGGAGGTGCTGATATAAAACCAATCGCTCATTTATTTAAAACTCAAGTATTTCAGCTTGCCGAGTATCTGGAAGTACCGGAAGAAATCAGAAAAAGAACTCCCACAACAGATACTTATAGTGCAGAGCAAACTCAAGAAGAGTTTTTTTATAGAGTTCCTTTTCATATTCTTGATACAGTCTGGTTTGGATGGGAACAAGGGATTCCATCGAAAAATATTGCACAAGCATTAGGGCTGACTGAAGAAAATGTTGATTCGATAATACGCGATACACAGCGGAAAATTAGAACGACAGAGTATTTAAGAATGGAACCGCTTTAG
- a CDS encoding VOC family protein, with amino-acid sequence MVIDHIGIVVKSIEKGIKYWEEVFDYKQMTEVVINTRQKVKVAFLCKKDSLLIKLIEPIDQTSSVYNVARKGGGLHHLGFKCKDINQEITRLKSLGMRVITSPQPGEAFENNQIAFLLGNQATNIELFDTDKKARKMICKG; translated from the coding sequence ATGGTTATTGATCATATAGGGATAGTCGTAAAATCAATTGAAAAAGGGATAAAATATTGGGAAGAAGTCTTTGATTATAAACAAATGACTGAAGTAGTTATAAATACAAGACAAAAAGTTAAAGTGGCTTTTTTATGTAAGAAAGATTCTCTTCTCATTAAATTGATTGAACCAATTGATCAAACATCATCCGTTTATAATGTTGCAAGGAAAGGTGGTGGATTACACCATTTAGGTTTTAAATGTAAGGATATCAATCAGGAAATTACTCGCTTAAAAAGTTTAGGAATGCGTGTTATAACAAGTCCTCAACCAGGAGAAGCTTTTGAAAATAATCAAATAGCTTTTTTATTAGGAAATCAGGCAACTAATATTGAACTATTTGATACCGATAAAAAAGCCAGAAAAATGATTTGCAAAGGATAG